The proteins below are encoded in one region of Rhodothermales bacterium:
- a CDS encoding DUF2914 domain-containing protein → MLIAHLTQFWNRHERWLGMLFFVSGIIWDLLTLRRIDNWVDNTILLSYYVVLAAVVVAHGNLVGGKRVVPWLIRFRHWIRPAIQFLLGALLSGLVIFYARSITWTTGSAYWGALVIGLVANEILLRRRVSYQALVVMIFLVGATIAGYLVPVVAGRLGLDLYRVALVIALLPAGLLVTLGVRLQAFRSHGRMVWTVILLAVLPVLLDTAYRHNWIPPVPLAVQAGGIYESSQRDGDEFVLTWRSDDFHLFRRDYDRDVYWTPGDTVYAFSAVFAPTGLTERIYHVWQQRQNDAWVSTDRIGYAVKGGRDGGYRGVTFKSQVRPGDWRVLVETSDGRTLTRIPFTVIEATPENRPNRVLERRF, encoded by the coding sequence TCACGCTGCGCCGGATTGACAACTGGGTCGACAACACCATCCTGCTGTCGTACTACGTGGTCCTGGCCGCGGTCGTCGTGGCCCACGGTAATCTGGTGGGCGGGAAGCGGGTTGTGCCTTGGCTCATCCGGTTCCGCCATTGGATCCGCCCCGCCATCCAGTTCCTGCTCGGTGCCTTGCTGTCCGGGCTGGTCATTTTCTACGCCCGGTCCATCACGTGGACCACCGGCTCGGCGTACTGGGGAGCGCTGGTCATCGGACTCGTGGCCAACGAAATCCTGCTCCGTCGGCGCGTCTCCTACCAGGCGCTGGTGGTCATGATTTTCCTGGTCGGCGCCACGATTGCGGGCTACCTGGTGCCGGTCGTCGCGGGTCGCCTGGGCCTGGATCTGTATCGTGTGGCGCTGGTCATTGCCCTGTTACCGGCTGGACTGCTGGTGACGCTCGGCGTCCGGCTTCAGGCGTTCCGGTCCCACGGGCGAATGGTCTGGACCGTCATCCTGTTGGCGGTGCTGCCCGTCCTGCTCGACACGGCCTACCGCCACAACTGGATTCCGCCGGTCCCGCTCGCCGTACAGGCCGGTGGGATCTACGAATCGTCGCAGCGCGACGGGGATGAATTCGTGCTGACATGGCGCAGCGACGACTTCCACCTGTTCCGCCGCGACTATGATCGGGACGTCTACTGGACTCCGGGCGATACGGTGTATGCCTTCTCGGCCGTGTTCGCCCCGACGGGACTCACGGAGCGGATTTACCATGTGTGGCAGCAGCGGCAAAACGATGCGTGGGTCTCAACCGATCGGATTGGCTACGCCGTGAAAGGTGGTCGGGACGGCGGCTATCGGGGCGTGACCTTCAAATCGCAGGTCCGGCCGGGCGACTGGCGCGTGCTCGTGGAGACGTCCGACGGCCGAACCTTGACCCGGATTCCGTTCACCGTGATTGAGGCCACCCCCGAAAACCGCCCCAATCGGGTCCTGGAGCGCCGTTTCTAA